Proteins encoded in a region of the Falco rusticolus isolate bFalRus1 unplaced genomic scaffold, bFalRus1.pri scaffold_118_arrow_ctg1, whole genome shotgun sequence genome:
- the LOC119141967 gene encoding LOW QUALITY PROTEIN: vigilin-like (The sequence of the model RefSeq protein was modified relative to this genomic sequence to represent the inferred CDS: inserted 2 bases in 1 codon) yields MNITALNSEEEKDPPTYEEAFPALPEKAPCLEAAQEPAGPWSEIRPIKASVITQVFHVPLEERKYKDMNQFGEGEQAKICLDIMQKTXAHLELSLAKDQGLSIVVSGKLEAVTKAQKQIVTRLQTQASATVAIPKEHHHFVIGKKGEKLQDLKLKTATKMQFPRPDDPSNQIKISGTKEGIEEARHEILLISAEQDKRAVERLDVEKVYHPFIAGPYNKLVRELMQDTGTRINIPPPSVNKTEIVFSGEKEHLAQAVARVKKIYEEKKKKTTTIAVEVKKSQQKYVMGPKGNSLQEILEKTGVFVEIPPTDSSSETVILRGEPEKLGQALTEVYAKANSFTVSLVSAPSWLHHF; encoded by the exons ATGAATA TAACAGCTTTAAActctgaagaagagaaggatcCTCCAACCTACGAGGAAGCCTTCCCTGCGCTCCCTGAGAAAGCACCATGTTTGGAAGCTGCCCAGGAACCTGCTGGGCCCTGGAGTGAAATCCGACCAATAAAGGCTTCTGTCATCACTCAG GTGTTCCATGTGCCACTGGAGGAGAGGAAATACAAGGACATGAATCAGTTTGGAGAAGGCGAGCAGGCCAAGATCTGCCTTGACATCATGCAGAAGAC AGCTCACCTGGAGCTGTCTCTCGCAAAGGACCAGGGCCTTTCAATCGTGGTCTCTGGCAAGCTGGAAGCAGTCACGAAGGCTCAGAAGCAGATTGTCACTCGACTGCAGACTCAG GCTTCAGCGACAGTTGCCATCCCCAAGGAGCACCACCATTTTGTCATTGGAAAGAAGGGTGAGAAGCTGCAGGACCTGAAGCTCAAAACTGCAACCAAAATGCAGTTTCCCCGCCCAGATGACCCCAGCAACCAGATCAAGATCAGCGGCACTAAAGAAGGGATTGAGGAGGCCCGGCACGAGATCCTGCTTATCTCCGCTGAGCAG GATAAGCGTGCCGTGGAGCGGCTGGACGTGGAGAAAGTGTACCACCCTTTCATTGCCGGCCCTTACAACAAGCTGGTGAGGGAGCTCATGCAGGACACAGGGACACGCATCAACATTCCTCCACCCAGTGTCAACAAGACAGAGATAGTCTTCAGCGGAGAAAAGGAGCACCTAGCCCAGGCTGTGGCTCGCGTTAAGAAGATCTATGAGGAGAAG AAGAAGAAGACTACTACCATTGCAGTGGAGGTGAAGAAGTCCCAGCAGAAGTATGTCATGGGCCCCAAGGGGAATTCCCTGCAGGAGATCTTGGAGAAGACTGGAGTCTTTGTCGAGATCCCACCCACTGACAGTAGCTCGGAGACGGTGATACTGCGAGGCGAGCCTGAAAAACTTGGGCAAGCATTGACTGAAGTCTATGCAAAG gCCAACAGTTTTACTGTCTCCTTGGTCTCTGCCCCCTCTTGGCTTCATCACttctga